A genome region from Tachyglossus aculeatus isolate mTacAcu1 chromosome 15, mTacAcu1.pri, whole genome shotgun sequence includes the following:
- the LOC119937815 gene encoding uncharacterized protein LOC119937815, with protein MNLTRLADWYVQRAAEFIRWARERGAPFLLYLAPAARHIPLPTAPGGWLGWIPTVPDCGRWTGCSATSRTMWMRQGEGPPCSGSQGTVALGLGSASCLGVWDRSWEPGKHIKMAAASILVLTPSCLGYHVGSLADLPAICLSRLGSTPHSAAGVIFVQNCWVHISPTR; from the exons atgaaCTTGACCCGCCTGGCCGACTGGTATGTCCAGAGAGCTGCAGAATTCATCCGCTGGGCAAG GGAGCGAGGTGCCCCATTCCTGCTCTATCTGGCCCCGGCTGCCAGGCACATCCCGCTGCCCACAGCCCCGGGGGGGTGGCTGGGCTGGATCCCTACCGTGCCAGACTGCGGGCGCTGGACAGGATGCTCGGCCACATCAAGGACCATGTGGATGCGGCAGGGCGAGGGACCACCTTGCTCTGGTTCTCAG GGGACAGTGGCCCTTGGGCTCGGAAGTGCCAGCTGTCTGGGAGTGTGGGACCGTTCCTGGGAGCCTGGAAAACACATCAAG ATGGCTGCCGCATCGATCCTGGTGCTCACCCCATCCTGCCTCGGCTACCACGTCGGCtccctcgctgaccttcctgccatctgtctctcccgactagggtccacacctcactctgctgctggggtcatttttgtacaaaactgTTGGGTCCACATTTCCCCCACTCgttaa